In Bacteroidales bacterium, the following proteins share a genomic window:
- a CDS encoding electron transfer flavoprotein subunit beta/FixA family protein, whose product MVPDTTQVSINPETNTLIREGVPFITNPFDTNAVEEAIRFKDKYGAYVTVISMGPPSAEKVLKKAISIGADEAILLSDRVFGGADTLATSMVLSFAIKKINETRPADIIFCGKQTIDGDTAQVGPGIAQRLDISQLTLVNEILDVDLERKRIKVKRKLENYIEIVETSMPVMLTVEREINMPRYPTVPCRLEAESYCVKLWSNDILKLDVKEIGLSGSPTQVRRIFAPVREKGETITGEGEQKHKAADFMFNKLIEKNIITT is encoded by the coding sequence ATGGTACCTGACACAACTCAGGTGAGTATAAATCCCGAGACCAACACATTAATAAGAGAAGGAGTTCCCTTTATTACTAACCCTTTTGATACTAATGCGGTTGAAGAAGCAATCCGCTTCAAGGATAAATACGGTGCTTATGTTACAGTTATTTCTATGGGACCACCCTCAGCAGAAAAAGTATTAAAAAAAGCAATTTCAATAGGTGCTGATGAAGCAATTTTATTAAGCGACAGGGTTTTCGGAGGTGCCGACACTTTAGCAACAAGCATGGTATTAAGTTTTGCAATTAAAAAAATAAATGAAACCCGTCCTGCTGATATAATTTTCTGCGGAAAACAAACTATTGATGGTGATACAGCTCAGGTGGGACCGGGTATTGCTCAAAGATTAGATATTTCTCAACTTACTTTGGTCAATGAAATTTTAGATGTTGATTTGGAAAGGAAAAGAATTAAAGTAAAACGAAAGCTTGAAAATTATATTGAAATTGTTGAAACATCAATGCCTGTGATGCTCACAGTAGAGCGGGAAATTAATATGCCCCGTTATCCTACTGTTCCATGCAGATTGGAAGCCGAAAGTTATTGCGTAAAACTATGGTCAAATGACATATTAAAGCTTGATGTTAAAGAAATCGGACTTTCTGGTTCTCCGACACAAGTTAGAAGAATTTTTGCACCAGTCAGAGAAAAAGGTGAAACTATCACAGGTGAAGGAGAACAAAAACATAAAGCTGCCGATTTTATGTTTAATAAATTAATAGAAAAAAATATTATCACTACTTAA
- a CDS encoding CBS domain-containing protein, translated as MKTIRNILKEKGNAIYSIGPKTKIIDALKKMAEKNIGAILVIENDKILGIFSERDYARKSYQSESFSLENYVEDFMSKEIVTISQEGDIFECMSIMTKRKIRHLPVLDENKIIGIVSIGDIVNSIIHHQEATIKDLEKYITGGYVNIESI; from the coding sequence ATGAAAACTATCAGAAACATTCTAAAAGAAAAGGGAAATGCTATATATAGCATTGGTCCTAAAACTAAAATTATTGATGCATTAAAAAAAATGGCAGAAAAAAACATAGGAGCAATTTTAGTAATTGAAAATGATAAAATTCTGGGAATATTTTCGGAAAGAGATTATGCGCGTAAAAGCTATCAATCAGAATCATTTTCATTAGAAAATTATGTTGAGGATTTTATGTCAAAAGAAATAGTTACTATTTCTCAGGAAGGAGACATTTTTGAATGTATGTCAATAATGACAAAAAGAAAAATACGTCATCTTCCAGTTCTCGATGAGAATAAAATAATTGGAATTGTTTCAATTGGCGATATAGTAAACAGCATTATTCATCATCAGGAAGCTACTATAAAAGACCTTGAAAAGTACATTACTGGTGGATATGTAAATATAGAATCGATATAA
- a CDS encoding FAD-binding protein, whose product MSPKPKKKPRGKVRLIEGKCISCGARCQTSCSVDAIEINELGEPVFDIEKCFGCRKCIKVCPSDAIEVFYTPEEENILKEYETKTNEQPENSETEKSLVEGSNETNEWKGVWIFVEQVSGNAHDVSWELLGKGRELASNLNVELSAFVIGENIKHLAKEAFCYGADKVYVTDNPVLKYYRTKAYVDATVNLINKYKPEIVLMGATGLGRDLAGAVATKLKTGLTADCTALAIDKKKRLLEQTRPAFGGNIMATILTEIKRPQMASVRPHVMPKPEYIIERKGEFIEELFSMSEADISTKVLEIISLVQNDNVNISAANILVSGGRGMRSKENFKLLEEFAENIGGVVSGSRCAIDSGWLEHSRQVGQTGKTVHPKLYIACGISGAIQHLVGMQDSEYIIAINKDKSAPIFSVANLGIVGDLFEVIPELIKKIKQSDTKIVH is encoded by the coding sequence ATGAGTCCAAAACCTAAAAAGAAACCGAGAGGAAAGGTTCGGCTAATTGAAGGCAAATGTATTTCCTGCGGTGCAAGATGCCAAACATCTTGTTCTGTTGATGCAATTGAAATTAATGAACTTGGCGAACCGGTTTTTGATATTGAAAAATGTTTTGGGTGTAGAAAATGTATTAAAGTATGTCCGTCTGATGCGATAGAAGTTTTTTATACACCGGAAGAAGAAAATATTCTTAAAGAATATGAAACAAAAACTAATGAGCAACCTGAAAATTCTGAGACAGAAAAATCTTTGGTGGAAGGTTCAAATGAAACTAATGAATGGAAAGGCGTTTGGATTTTTGTAGAACAGGTGAGCGGAAATGCACATGATGTATCATGGGAACTTTTGGGAAAAGGAAGAGAGTTGGCAAGCAATCTTAATGTTGAGCTTTCTGCATTTGTTATTGGTGAAAATATTAAACATCTGGCAAAAGAAGCTTTTTGTTATGGAGCCGACAAGGTATACGTTACAGATAATCCTGTTCTAAAATATTATAGAACGAAAGCTTATGTTGATGCAACGGTTAATCTTATAAACAAATATAAACCGGAAATTGTATTAATGGGCGCAACCGGACTTGGGAGAGACCTCGCCGGCGCTGTTGCCACCAAATTAAAGACAGGATTAACTGCCGATTGTACAGCTCTCGCTATTGACAAGAAAAAACGGCTGCTTGAGCAAACCCGTCCTGCTTTTGGCGGAAACATCATGGCTACAATTCTTACTGAAATAAAAAGACCGCAAATGGCATCTGTCAGACCTCATGTTATGCCAAAACCCGAATATATAATTGAAAGAAAAGGAGAATTTATTGAAGAACTATTTTCAATGTCTGAAGCTGATATATCTACAAAAGTTCTTGAAATTATTTCATTAGTCCAGAATGATAACGTGAATATCTCAGCGGCAAACATTTTAGTTTCAGGCGGCAGAGGCATGCGCTCAAAAGAAAATTTCAAGTTGCTTGAAGAATTTGCGGAAAACATAGGAGGAGTAGTTTCGGGTTCCAGATGTGCTATTGACAGCGGCTGGCTTGAACATTCCCGACAGGTTGGACAAACCGGAAAAACAGTTCATCCGAAATTATATATTGCTTGTGGTATATCAGGAGCAATACAGCATCTCGTCGGGATGCAGGATTCAGAATATATTATAGCTATAAACAAAGACAAGTCAGCACCTATTTTTAGTGTTGCTAACTTAGGAATAGTAGGCGATTTGTTTGAAGTTATCCCGGAATTAATAAAAAAAATAAAGCAATCTGATACAAAAATAGTTCATTAA
- a CDS encoding Rrf2 family transcriptional regulator, with amino-acid sequence MKVNTKIRYGLRTMMELGCPENKKGILQKDIAINQELSEKYLDPIISALKVAGLISNVGGKKSGYILSKSKSKVKILDIFKAFEHGPFIVQCIDNPSVCNRSENCVAREFWTGLNNVIIEYLKNTSLEELCLRCKKQNTPIKKNKIKRVIK; translated from the coding sequence ATGAAAGTTAATACTAAAATAAGATATGGTTTAAGAACCATGATGGAATTGGGTTGTCCTGAAAATAAAAAAGGAATTCTTCAGAAAGATATTGCTATAAATCAGGAATTGTCCGAAAAATATCTTGACCCGATTATTTCTGCTTTAAAAGTTGCCGGTTTAATCAGCAATGTGGGCGGCAAGAAGAGTGGATATATTCTGAGTAAATCCAAATCAAAAGTTAAAATTCTGGATATATTTAAGGCATTTGAACATGGTCCTTTTATTGTACAATGTATTGATAACCCTTCGGTATGCAACAGGTCGGAAAATTGTGTTGCCAGAGAATTCTGGACAGGACTTAATAATGTCATCATTGAATATCTTAAAAACACATCACTTGAGGAACTTTGTTTACGATGCAAAAAACAAAATACACCCATTAAAAAAAATAAAATCAAGCGTGTTATTAAATAA
- a CDS encoding (Fe-S)-binding protein — MNNTEHIIFTIVFITAIVFFLNNISKLFAIICLGRWENRFDNLWFRLKGLLKYGFGQTRVVGRKFGINHFFLFWGFMILMCVYLEFFINGIFPKFNLSFIGAVPYGVLLFTADIMSFVVIVCVLIAVMRKVFFRPKHVEAKFDAFFILSLISVLMIAYFTSNISEANLNNLSMIHWLPISSRLTFLFNDINKSDVHVISRIAWWMHALIMLYFLNYLPYSKHLHILTALPNCFFRSPKIVSTVHRMKFNKGEEFGVSKIVQFSWKDLLDFMACTECGRCQSVCPATITNKPLNPKELILHCKQNILKNGSVIRASRPPDMLASAPADAEMSIPLISETKESVSAEALWECTTCGACMQACPVFIEHTPKIIKMRQHLVMEKSEFPKELTSFFESAENRFNPWGLPPTDRNKWTTDIDIPTIQNNKNVEYLFFVGCAGAFDSRSRKVTVAISQILNNAGISWAILGNEEKCCGDSLRRLGNEFVFDKLVNDNINTFNKYGIKKIITSCPHCFSTLKNDYRQFGAELEVIHHTQFINNLINEGKIKLSKKIEGKTVFHDSCYLCRYNDVFSEPRNILKSCADKKNILEMKDFGTNSFCCGAGGGRMWMEESVGKRINIERTQQALNTGASTVAVACPYCLTMFEDGLKDEKASEKVSVRDIAEIVAESLG; from the coding sequence TTGAACAATACTGAACATATAATATTTACAATAGTTTTCATCACGGCAATCGTATTTTTCTTAAATAATATTTCAAAATTATTTGCAATTATTTGTTTAGGGCGCTGGGAAAACAGATTTGATAATTTATGGTTTCGACTAAAAGGACTGCTAAAATACGGTTTCGGACAAACACGTGTTGTGGGAAGAAAATTTGGAATTAATCATTTTTTTCTTTTCTGGGGATTTATGATTCTTATGTGTGTTTATCTGGAATTTTTTATTAATGGAATTTTTCCAAAATTTAATTTAAGTTTTATAGGTGCTGTACCTTATGGTGTATTACTTTTTACGGCAGATATTATGTCTTTCGTTGTAATAGTATGCGTTCTTATTGCAGTTATGAGAAAAGTTTTTTTCCGTCCAAAACATGTTGAAGCAAAATTCGATGCTTTTTTTATTCTATCTCTTATTTCTGTTTTGATGATTGCTTATTTTACTTCAAATATTTCTGAAGCTAATTTAAATAATTTATCAATGATTCACTGGCTGCCTATTTCAAGCCGGTTGACATTTCTTTTTAATGATATTAATAAATCAGATGTTCATGTAATTTCCCGAATTGCATGGTGGATGCATGCTTTAATTATGCTTTATTTTCTTAATTATTTACCTTATAGCAAACACCTGCATATTCTGACGGCTTTACCAAACTGCTTTTTCAGAAGTCCAAAGATTGTTTCAACTGTTCATCGTATGAAATTTAATAAAGGAGAAGAATTTGGGGTTTCAAAAATAGTTCAGTTTTCATGGAAAGATTTGCTTGATTTTATGGCTTGTACCGAATGCGGACGCTGTCAGTCGGTATGTCCGGCAACGATAACCAACAAACCATTAAATCCAAAAGAATTGATTCTTCATTGCAAACAAAATATCTTAAAAAACGGTTCTGTAATACGAGCATCGCGTCCTCCCGATATGCTTGCCTCTGCTCCTGCTGATGCTGAAATGTCGATTCCATTAATTAGCGAAACTAAAGAAAGTGTATCTGCTGAAGCTTTATGGGAATGTACAACATGTGGTGCTTGTATGCAGGCATGTCCTGTATTCATTGAACATACACCAAAAATCATAAAGATGCGACAACATCTTGTTATGGAAAAATCGGAGTTTCCAAAAGAACTTACTTCCTTTTTCGAATCTGCAGAAAATCGTTTTAATCCGTGGGGACTTCCGCCGACAGACAGAAATAAATGGACTACAGACATTGACATTCCGACAATACAAAATAATAAAAATGTTGAATATTTATTTTTTGTAGGTTGTGCCGGAGCATTCGATTCCCGTTCGCGTAAAGTTACTGTTGCAATTTCACAAATATTAAATAATGCAGGAATTTCGTGGGCTATTTTGGGGAACGAAGAAAAATGTTGTGGTGATTCGCTCAGACGACTTGGGAATGAGTTTGTTTTTGATAAATTAGTTAACGATAATATCAATACATTTAATAAATATGGAATAAAAAAAATAATAACTTCTTGCCCACACTGTTTTTCAACATTAAAAAACGATTACAGACAATTCGGTGCGGAGCTTGAAGTAATTCATCATACACAATTTATAAATAATTTAATAAATGAAGGAAAAATAAAACTCTCGAAAAAAATTGAAGGAAAAACAGTATTTCATGATTCGTGTTATTTATGCCGTTACAATGATGTTTTTAGTGAGCCGAGAAATATTCTTAAATCTTGTGCTGACAAAAAAAATATATTGGAAATGAAAGATTTCGGAACCAATAGTTTTTGCTGCGGAGCCGGCGGCGGAAGAATGTGGATGGAAGAATCTGTCGGAAAACGGATAAATATTGAACGAACTCAGCAAGCACTTAACACAGGAGCATCAACAGTTGCAGTTGCTTGTCCTTATTGTCTTACTATGTTTGAAGATGGTTTGAAAGATGAAAAAGCATCTGAAAAAGTATCGGTAAGAGATATTGCGGAAATAGTTGCGGAATCTTTGGGGTAA